The Akkermansiaceae bacterium genome segment CAGATCCGCGTCGATCCTGTATCTCACGATCCGGTGGATGTCCCTCGTCCCCCCACCCCACGCCGATATCGACTGGCGGGCGGGAGCGGCCAGATAAAACGTCCCTCCCGCCACATTGCTGATCCGCACGATCCCGGTGGAACTTCCCTCCGCTGGTGAAAGCGTCGCCGTCACCCCGCCCTGGGCCGGTGTGATCTTCCGCATCACCCCGTCCTTGAACACGAAAATTCCGCGTGCTTCCTCCACTCCCGAATACTGGTCCGTATAACGCGTCCACGTCCCGGCCACGACGCCAGAATCATTGAAATCATGGACCAGATACCTTTCCGTCAAAAGGGGCGGCATGAAAGAGGAGGACACCACATAGTTGGGCGGCGTCTGCGCCCCGGCGACCCCGGTGGTTACTAACAGGCAAACCACTGCGGAAATCATCCGATGAGTTTTCATGGCGGGGGCAAAGATATTGGAAACACCAGAATGGTGAGAAATAACACCGACTTGGTCGAGCATTTTGCAATACCTGCGCCGAAATGCGTAGCCGATTTTTTCAACCCGGCCTCACATCGCACCATCCCGCCGACCACTTCACCCGCAGCCCCACCTGATAAAGGTCGGTCAGATTTCCGGAGGTGAGCACCGATTTCTTCTCTTCGTCCGCGAACACACCGCCGTCCTTCAACAGCACCACACGGTTGATGCCCGGCGGGATCTCTCCCGGATGATGGGTGACCAACAACAGTGTTTTTCCAGCTTCCAACAGCTTGCAGAGCGTCGCGGTCAGTTGCATGGCCGCGGCGAAATCGAGGGCCGTTGAGGGTTCATCCAGCACCAGAACCTCCGGCTGGTGCACCAGCGAACGGGCGATGAGAAATCTCCGCCGCTCCCCTGAGGACAGCGCGCCGAACTCCCGCTTTGCCAGCGCACTGATGCCCATCAACTCCATCGCTTCCGACGCTCGTTCCTTCTCCGCCTTTGAAAACTTCATCCAACGCGTCTTGCCATACGCGCCGCGCAGCGAAGAAAGCACGGTATCCTCCGCGATCTCCTCGGGATGAAAGCGGGCGACCTCCTCCGGCATCACCACGCCGATCTTGTGCCGCAGGTCCTCCAGCGACCACAGATCCTCTCCGAACAAGCGGCAGACCGCGCCATTCCCCCACTCCGGCCGCAGTTCCCCGGTCAGCACTTTCAGCAGCGTGCTCTTTCCCGCACCATTCGGTCCCAGGATCGCCACACTCTCTCCTTCCCTCAGCACCAAGGAGAAATCCTTCAGCGCCCGGGTCTCCCCCCGCCAGACCGTCGCGTCCTGAATTTCAAGTATCGGATTGTGCATGGGCTGATCCCGCGTCATCAAACGTGCGTTGGCAAGCAGCCTTGCACTTCTTTGCTTGCCCTGAGGAGATTGCACGCAATAATCCACCCCGATCTGACATGGTAACCATCTATGACATCGCTGAAAAGGCCGGAGTTTCCGGTTCCACGGTTTCCCGCGCGCTCAATGGCTCGCGGCTCGTGAGCGATGAAGTGCGGGAGCGCATCCAGCACATCGCAAAGGATCTCGGCTTTGAGAAGCGGAACGTGCGCCGCCACCGCCAGCGCACCATCCTCAACATCCGCCTGGTCCTGCCGCACCATGATTCCCCGGAACGCGGGTTGTTCTATGATCTGACGCAACTCATCGACGGGCTGCGCAAAGGCTTCGCACCGACGGCGATCAACATCCTGAGCGACCTCGGGGGGCCATCCTTCGTCCCCTTCCCGCACAAGAAAGGCGGGGACACGGACGCCTTCATCTTCGCCTTCCACCTGCCCTCGGCGGAGGTGCTGCAGGCACTGCTGGAACGGAATATCCCCTTCGTCATCCTCAATCGCGCCACGCCCGGACTGCCATGCATTTCCTCCGATCACGGCGGCGGGATGGCGGAACTGGTGGAGCACCTGGGGAAAGCGCCCATCAAGCCGTGCCTCATCACCATCGACGGACTCAACGAGGTCTTCGTGGAACGGCGGGAGGGCCTGGCCACCACGCTGACCGCGAAAGGCATCCCGTTTTCCGATGCGGACATCTTCACATTCAAGAACACCGCCGCACTGACCGCGGAGGGACTGGCTCCCATCGCGGAGAAATATGACACGCTTTTCTGCATCAACGACATCGTCGGATCCGTGGTACTCTCCGAGCTGGCCCGGATGGGCATCCCCGTGCCGGAGCGTTGCCAGGTGACCGGCTTCGATGACTCCCCGCTGCGCCGCATCACCCGTCCGCTGCTGACCACCGTGGCGATGCCCGTCTTCGAGTTCGGCCGCCGCGCCGGACAGCGGCTCGCCGCCGAGGTCATCGAGGGCGCGGTGAACATCCCGCTCGAACGCCTCCACGGCTCCCTGCTCATCGGGGAGTCCACCCGCCGCTGAAGCCCGGCTTTCCATCAAACCCATGACACCCGACCAACTCGCCATCCACACGTTCACCACCAAGCCGTGGTCGATCGACGAGTGTATTGAGAACTACGCGCGGCACGGCTTCGGCGGGATCTCCATCTGGCGGGAAACCGTCGAAGGCGAGGATCTTGCCCGCGTTTCCCGCAAGCTGAAGGACAGCGGACTGAAGCCGATCTCCTATGTCCGCGGAGGCTTCTTCACCGGCACCACCGCGGAGGCCCGCCAGCAGGCCATCGACAACAACCTTCGTATCATCCGGGACTCGGAGACGCTCGGGCTGCCGATGATCGTGCTGGTCTGCGGAGCCACCCCCGGCCAGTCCCCCCGCGAGAACCTTTCACAGATCCAGGACAGCATCGCCGCCATTCTCCCTGCTGCGGAAAGCGCGGGCATCCGGCTGGCCATCGAGCCACTGCACCCGATGTATGCCGGCGACCGCTGCGCCGTCGCCACCATGGCGGACGCGAATGACCTGTGCGATGCGCTCAACCACCCGCTCCTCGGTGTGGCGGCGGACGTCTATCACATCTGGTGGGATTCGAAGTTGGAGCAGGAGATTTCCCGCTGCACCGCCGCCGACCGCCTCTTCGCCTTCCATGTCTGCGACTTCAAGGCCGACCTGGAGCATCCGTTGCTCGACCGCGAGCTGCCCGGCCAGGGGCTAGGCACCTGCGCCCGCGTGAACGACCTGGTGAAAGCAGCGGGCTTCACCGGCCTCACCGAGGTCGAGATTTTCTCCCGCAAATACTGGACCGAGAACCAGCACCAGTTCCTCGACAAGATCAAAGCCGCCTGTGCGCCTCTTCGCTGAAAACCGAACACTGAAACCTAGCAAACCTTCTTATGAAATCCATCGGCATCATCCTCAACGGCGTCACCGGACGCATGGGCACCAACCAGCACCTCGTGCGCTCCATCCTCGCCATCCGCCAGCAAGGCGGCCTCCGCATCGGCGATGAAACCTACATGCCGGAACCGGTCCTCACCGGCCGCAACGAATACAAGCTCGCGGAACTGGCGAAGAAGCACGGCGTGGAGAAATACACCACGGACCTGGACTCCGTGCTGGCGGATCCTTTCTATGAGATCTTCTTCGACGCATCCGGCACACCTTACCGCATCGGCTTCCTTGAGAAAGCCATCGCCGCGGGCAAGCACATCTACTGTGAGAAGCCCACCTCGGACTCCGCCTCGGAGGCGTTCCGCATCGCCGAGGTCGCTGAGAAGGCCGGCGTGAAGAACGGCACCGTGCAGGACAAGCTGTGGCTGCCGGGCCTCCGCAAATTCCAACTGCTGAAGGAGCAGGGCTTCTTCGGCGAAATCCTCTCCGTCCGCGGGGAGTTCGGTTACTGGGTCTTCACCGGCGACTACGAAGGCCAGCCCATCCAGCGTCCGAGCTGGAACTACCGCTCCGAGGACGGCGGCGGCATGATCGTGGACATGCACTGCCACTGGCGCTACGTCATCGACAACCTCTTCGGCAATGTGACCCGCGTCTTCTGCAAGGCGGCGACCCACATCCCGCAGCGCTTCGACGAACAGGGCAAGCCGTTCAAGTGCACCGCCGACGACTCCGCCTACGCGATCTTCGAAACGGACACCGGCATCACCTGCCAGTTCAACTCCTCATGGAACGTCCGCGTGCGCCGCGACGACCTCCTCACCATGCAGGTGGACGGCACCAAGGGATCCGCCATCGTCGGCCTGCGCAAGTGCTGGGCGCAGCATGAGAGCGTCACCCCGCGTCCGGTGTGGAACCCGGACATCGACAGCCCCATCAACTACTACGACCGCTGGACGGAAGTGCCGGACCAGATGAACTTCGAGAACGCGTTCAAGATCCAGTGGGAGCTGTTCCTCAAGCACGTCATCGCGGACGAGCCGTTCCGCTGGACGCTGCGCGAAGGCGCGAAGGGGGTTGAACTGGCCGAGCTGAGCTGGAAATCCCACGAGGAAGGCCGCTGGATCGATGTTCCGGT includes the following:
- a CDS encoding ATP-binding cassette domain-containing protein, which gives rise to MHNPILEIQDATVWRGETRALKDFSLVLREGESVAILGPNGAGKSTLLKVLTGELRPEWGNGAVCRLFGEDLWSLEDLRHKIGVVMPEEVARFHPEEIAEDTVLSSLRGAYGKTRWMKFSKAEKERASEAMELMGISALAKREFGALSSGERRRFLIARSLVHQPEVLVLDEPSTALDFAAAMQLTATLCKLLEAGKTLLLVTHHPGEIPPGINRVVLLKDGGVFADEEKKSVLTSGNLTDLYQVGLRVKWSAGWCDVRPG
- a CDS encoding LacI family DNA-binding transcriptional regulator, which gives rise to MVTIYDIAEKAGVSGSTVSRALNGSRLVSDEVRERIQHIAKDLGFEKRNVRRHRQRTILNIRLVLPHHDSPERGLFYDLTQLIDGLRKGFAPTAINILSDLGGPSFVPFPHKKGGDTDAFIFAFHLPSAEVLQALLERNIPFVILNRATPGLPCISSDHGGGMAELVEHLGKAPIKPCLITIDGLNEVFVERREGLATTLTAKGIPFSDADIFTFKNTAALTAEGLAPIAEKYDTLFCINDIVGSVVLSELARMGIPVPERCQVTGFDDSPLRRITRPLLTTVAMPVFEFGRRAGQRLAAEVIEGAVNIPLERLHGSLLIGESTRR
- a CDS encoding sugar phosphate isomerase/epimerase, which codes for MTPDQLAIHTFTTKPWSIDECIENYARHGFGGISIWRETVEGEDLARVSRKLKDSGLKPISYVRGGFFTGTTAEARQQAIDNNLRIIRDSETLGLPMIVLVCGATPGQSPRENLSQIQDSIAAILPAAESAGIRLAIEPLHPMYAGDRCAVATMADANDLCDALNHPLLGVAADVYHIWWDSKLEQEISRCTAADRLFAFHVCDFKADLEHPLLDRELPGQGLGTCARVNDLVKAAGFTGLTEVEIFSRKYWTENQHQFLDKIKAACAPLR
- a CDS encoding Gfo/Idh/MocA family oxidoreductase, with amino-acid sequence MKSIGIILNGVTGRMGTNQHLVRSILAIRQQGGLRIGDETYMPEPVLTGRNEYKLAELAKKHGVEKYTTDLDSVLADPFYEIFFDASGTPYRIGFLEKAIAAGKHIYCEKPTSDSASEAFRIAEVAEKAGVKNGTVQDKLWLPGLRKFQLLKEQGFFGEILSVRGEFGYWVFTGDYEGQPIQRPSWNYRSEDGGGMIVDMHCHWRYVIDNLFGNVTRVFCKAATHIPQRFDEQGKPFKCTADDSAYAIFETDTGITCQFNSSWNVRVRRDDLLTMQVDGTKGSAIVGLRKCWAQHESVTPRPVWNPDIDSPINYYDRWTEVPDQMNFENAFKIQWELFLKHVIADEPFRWTLREGAKGVELAELSWKSHEEGRWIDVPVR